The following proteins are co-located in the Candidatus Nanosynbacter sp. HMT-352 genome:
- the obgE gene encoding GTPase ObgE, with the protein MFVDIAKVLVRAGRGGNGVVSFRHEKYVDKGGPDGGDGGRGGDIVFLATKDLNTLLNFRYKPDLKAEKGGDGGKRNKRGKSGAPLIVKVPMGTLVKRDGMIIADLTEDQQRAVVARGGDGGFGNAHFTSSTRQTPKIAELGEAGEEFEAELELKLLADVGLVGFPNAGKSTFLSVVSNACPEIANYEFTTLTPNLGVADVDDGSILIADIPGLIEGASEGKGLGDQFLRHVERTAVLLHMIDVYSDDPAEKYQAIRRELEKYSESLAKRPEIIALTKCEGLGDEIIAMQSTTLQKVANGAPVVAISSQTHDGVTELLRMLRDEATKYREREAEIVDEKEEDLPTISLDDQVISDAWSVRRVSDTEPNETDDEDEKIEFIVTGAKIEKFARRTNFDQFESVNRLRDIMRKMGITHELLRQGAIGESLIQIGESMPFTLVEQ; encoded by the coding sequence ATGTTTGTAGATATTGCAAAAGTTTTAGTGCGCGCCGGTAGAGGCGGTAATGGTGTAGTCAGTTTTCGTCATGAGAAATATGTCGATAAGGGAGGTCCCGATGGCGGTGATGGCGGTCGTGGTGGTGATATTGTTTTCTTGGCGACGAAGGATCTTAATACACTTTTGAATTTTAGATATAAGCCGGATCTTAAAGCTGAAAAGGGTGGTGATGGCGGAAAACGTAATAAACGAGGAAAAAGTGGTGCGCCGCTAATCGTTAAAGTGCCGATGGGTACCCTAGTGAAGCGCGATGGTATGATAATTGCGGATTTGACCGAAGATCAACAGCGGGCAGTGGTGGCTCGTGGGGGAGATGGTGGATTTGGAAATGCACACTTTACGTCTAGTACGCGCCAAACACCTAAAATTGCTGAACTTGGCGAGGCTGGCGAGGAATTCGAGGCAGAGTTGGAATTGAAATTATTGGCCGACGTTGGTTTGGTCGGCTTTCCGAACGCTGGTAAGTCGACGTTCTTAAGTGTGGTTTCTAATGCGTGTCCGGAGATTGCTAATTACGAATTTACGACTTTGACGCCGAATTTGGGGGTTGCCGATGTTGACGATGGGTCGATTTTGATCGCTGATATCCCGGGGCTGATTGAGGGCGCATCAGAAGGTAAAGGTTTGGGCGATCAGTTTTTGCGCCATGTTGAGCGAACGGCCGTACTGCTTCATATGATTGATGTATATAGTGATGATCCAGCGGAGAAATATCAGGCAATTCGTCGCGAGCTGGAAAAATATTCTGAATCATTGGCGAAGCGTCCAGAGATAATAGCGCTGACCAAATGCGAAGGTTTGGGTGATGAGATTATTGCTATGCAGTCGACTACCCTTCAAAAAGTAGCTAATGGCGCGCCGGTCGTGGCGATTTCTTCCCAGACGCACGACGGAGTGACTGAGCTTTTACGAATGTTGCGTGATGAAGCTACTAAATATCGAGAGCGTGAAGCTGAAATTGTTGATGAAAAAGAGGAAGATTTGCCGACAATTTCGTTGGACGATCAGGTTATTTCTGATGCTTGGTCTGTAAGGCGAGTTTCTGATACTGAGCCTAATGAGACTGACGATGAAGATGAGAAGATTGAGTTTATTGTTACGGGCGCTAAGATTGAAAAATTTGCTCGTCGGACTAACTTTGATCAGTTTGAATCTGTTAATCGCTTGCGAGATATTATGCGAAAAATGGGAATTACTCACGAATTATTGCGTCAGGGGGCGATTGGTGAAAGTTTGATTCAGATTGGCGAATCTATGCCGTTTACACTGGTCGAGCAATAG
- a CDS encoding CHAP domain-containing protein: protein MREERQFGRGASGNIGARRTIIRNHFTSLRSKKRKLQSFAIYGGIFLLTISFLIYGNSGSNVSAERSKTLASSETTGVSSVSKSAKSKTASVDELTAANAVTNLAETAELPSAGDLRESETSLTIKKSLSQNDAEVITKPDIVKPDTSAARGISSYVTKEGDTMESIAKKFKISSQTLRWANNTTSDAVEPNKTLVVPLVDGVVYTIKDGDTAQSLAEKYKTSAERVVLYNDIDDGAKLSTGSRIVLPGGELPENERPGYVAPRSRSYGNRYSSASSTTTSASRSWLTASVGNRYAAGNCTWYAYERRLQLGRPIGSFWGNANTWATSARAAGFVVNNTPAPGAIFQTTAGYYGHVGIVERVENGVVYVSDMNYAGYGIITHRTLNGAGGYLYIH, encoded by the coding sequence TTGCGAGAAGAAAGACAATTTGGTAGAGGTGCTAGTGGTAACATTGGCGCAAGGAGAACGATTATTCGTAACCATTTTACATCTCTTCGGAGTAAAAAACGTAAACTGCAATCATTTGCAATCTACGGTGGAATATTTTTATTGACTATATCATTTTTGATCTACGGTAATAGTGGTAGTAACGTATCCGCTGAAAGATCAAAAACTTTGGCATCATCTGAAACTACTGGTGTTTCATCGGTATCTAAGTCTGCTAAGTCTAAAACAGCTTCAGTAGATGAATTAACGGCAGCTAATGCCGTAACTAACTTGGCGGAAACGGCGGAATTGCCTTCGGCTGGTGATTTACGCGAGTCTGAAACTTCACTAACAATTAAGAAGAGTCTTTCTCAGAATGATGCAGAAGTTATAACAAAACCTGACATTGTTAAGCCAGATACTTCGGCTGCGCGTGGTATTTCATCTTACGTAACCAAAGAGGGTGACACAATGGAGTCTATTGCTAAGAAGTTTAAGATTTCATCTCAGACGCTTCGTTGGGCTAATAATACAACCTCGGACGCTGTGGAGCCGAATAAGACTCTAGTTGTGCCTCTTGTTGACGGTGTTGTTTATACTATTAAAGACGGCGATACTGCCCAATCTCTGGCAGAAAAGTATAAGACGAGCGCTGAGCGTGTTGTCCTATATAATGACATTGATGACGGTGCTAAACTGTCTACTGGTTCTAGGATTGTGTTGCCTGGAGGTGAACTTCCAGAAAATGAGCGACCTGGTTATGTTGCTCCGCGAAGTAGGTCGTACGGAAATCGATACTCTTCGGCATCATCTACTACTACGAGTGCGAGTCGAAGTTGGTTGACTGCTTCTGTCGGTAACCGATATGCGGCCGGTAACTGTACATGGTATGCATACGAGCGTCGTTTACAGCTTGGTCGTCCGATTGGTAGTTTCTGGGGCAATGCTAATACTTGGGCCACAAGTGCTCGTGCCGCTGGATTCGTAGTTAATAATACGCCAGCACCTGGTGCAATATTCCAGACTACTGCCGGATATTATGGTCACGTTGGTATTGTCGAGCGAGTTGAAAACGGTGTGGTTTACGTTAGCGATATGAACTACGCAGGTTATGGAATAATTACTCACCGCACACTCAACGGCGCAGGCGGTTATCTATATATCCACTAG
- the mltG gene encoding endolytic transglycosylase MltG, giving the protein MKIRKRRIWLLVLSIVVAIAGIGALGATVWYKQMLAPADVNSQQTLRINIKEGMGSSDIAKTLEDNKIIKNSLAFFIYTRLHNSASKFKAGVYSVKASQSVDEIINHLTSGKTDEIAITFYPGSTLNKKIKNSDGREVESVLLKAGFSDDQIKKAFAAKYDSPVFAGRPENAGLEGYIYGETFYISPDETVEQVLQRSVDHLEKIVKEYNLEEKFKARGLTLYQGITLASIIQRESIGCGSGAETCEDQRKIASVFYNRLKANMPLGSDVTYQYIADKTGVERSPNLKSPYNARIQKGLTPGPIASPSLSALNAAADPINSDYLYFLSGDDDITYFAKTNEEHEANVKAHCQKKCQIS; this is encoded by the coding sequence ATGAAAATTCGTAAACGACGTATTTGGCTATTAGTGTTGTCAATAGTTGTGGCTATCGCTGGAATCGGCGCCCTTGGGGCAACGGTGTGGTATAAGCAGATGCTTGCTCCTGCCGACGTAAATAGTCAGCAGACCTTAAGAATTAATATTAAAGAAGGCATGGGATCTAGTGATATAGCTAAAACTTTAGAGGATAATAAAATTATCAAAAACTCTTTAGCGTTTTTTATTTATACAAGGCTCCACAATTCAGCAAGCAAGTTTAAGGCTGGCGTCTATTCTGTAAAAGCTTCACAGTCTGTCGATGAAATAATTAATCATTTGACCAGCGGTAAAACTGATGAGATCGCTATAACATTTTATCCTGGATCGACTTTGAATAAAAAAATAAAGAATTCTGACGGTAGAGAAGTTGAATCCGTGTTGCTTAAGGCGGGATTCTCGGACGATCAGATAAAAAAGGCATTTGCCGCTAAGTATGACAGTCCAGTTTTTGCAGGTAGACCGGAAAATGCTGGGCTTGAGGGGTATATTTACGGTGAAACATTCTATATTTCTCCGGATGAAACCGTAGAACAGGTTCTGCAGCGCTCAGTTGATCATTTGGAGAAAATTGTTAAGGAATATAATCTGGAGGAGAAATTTAAAGCTCGTGGGCTGACCTTATATCAAGGGATAACACTAGCGTCGATTATTCAGCGCGAATCGATTGGCTGTGGGTCTGGCGCGGAAACTTGCGAGGATCAGCGTAAGATTGCTAGCGTATTTTACAATCGCCTGAAAGCCAATATGCCGTTGGGCTCCGATGTAACATATCAATATATTGCTGACAAAACAGGTGTAGAGCGCTCGCCAAACCTTAAGTCGCCATATAATGCACGTATTCAAAAAGGCTTAACTCCTGGACCAATCGCTTCGCCTAGTTTGAGTGCGTTGAATGCCGCCGCCGATCCGATAAACTCTGATTATCTATATTTCCTGAGTGGCGACGATGATATTACGTATTTTGCAAAGACCAACGAAGAGCACGAGGCTAATGTCAAGGCTCACTGTCAAAAGAAGTGCCAGATTTCTTGA
- the ruvX gene encoding Holliday junction resolvase RuvX yields the protein MSSKNFLALDVGSRRIGLAMADSQVKIAVPFGWLENNENIVQEITELVLRHDIDTIVVGYPRNQSGEPTKQTEFVEEFVKQFEDIELDTEIVFQDESLTSVQAEQRLGNKIKDKGEIDAEAASIILQDFLEENYENS from the coding sequence ATGTCAAGTAAAAACTTTTTAGCGCTGGATGTTGGGTCGCGGCGAATTGGCTTGGCTATGGCGGATTCGCAAGTGAAGATCGCTGTGCCGTTTGGTTGGTTGGAGAATAATGAAAATATCGTCCAGGAAATAACAGAACTAGTATTGAGGCACGATATTGATACGATCGTAGTGGGCTATCCGCGAAATCAATCTGGTGAACCAACGAAGCAGACGGAATTCGTGGAAGAATTTGTTAAGCAATTTGAAGACATTGAGCTTGATACAGAGATTGTTTTTCAAGATGAATCTTTAACGAGCGTGCAGGCCGAGCAGAGATTGGGGAATAAAATTAAAGATAAGGGCGAGATTGATGCGGAGGCTGCTAGCATAATTTTGCAAGATTTTTTGGAGGAGAATTATGAAAATTCGTAA
- a CDS encoding cell division FtsA domain-containing protein: MALKDMLKKSDKDSRELLVSLDIGTEVVKALIAEVKDDELKIIGVGRKQQEMGDMHSGAIADIAGVVANCEEALSEAEDQAGVQGKRVVIGIAGELVKGVTNTIRYRRPQPNKPLDIAEMEFIIEKVQERAQGKAQAQIALETGNEDVEVKLVNSALVSIHIDGYKVSNPISFQGRDVAVQIYTAFAPMVHIGALEKVADELALDLVAVAAEPFAVSRSVLGSDTDSNFTAILADIGGGTTDIAVVNDGGVEGTKMFGIGGRSFTRTIAADLDLSFKDAEKLKLNIDNENLKPSVKKKVDAAIDKTLEVWLSGVELALSDFDNVDYLPNRILLCGGGSSLKKITEALKTRRWPEDLPFTKKPVVQYINPSDITGIVDETGDISDHTFVTAMGLLRVGYDTIIGSQDGNSLVEKVNRLLKI, from the coding sequence ATGGCATTGAAAGACATGTTGAAGAAGTCTGATAAAGATAGTCGCGAACTATTGGTTAGCTTAGATATTGGTACGGAGGTGGTTAAGGCGTTAATCGCTGAAGTTAAAGACGACGAGCTGAAGATTATTGGCGTTGGTCGAAAACAGCAGGAAATGGGCGATATGCACAGCGGTGCGATTGCTGATATTGCTGGGGTTGTGGCGAATTGCGAGGAGGCTCTGTCTGAAGCTGAAGATCAAGCTGGCGTTCAGGGTAAGCGGGTTGTTATTGGTATTGCGGGTGAACTGGTCAAAGGTGTTACGAATACTATTCGCTATCGCAGACCACAGCCAAATAAGCCACTAGACATTGCCGAGATGGAATTTATCATTGAGAAAGTCCAGGAGCGAGCTCAGGGAAAAGCTCAGGCTCAAATTGCACTAGAAACTGGCAATGAAGATGTTGAGGTGAAATTGGTCAACTCGGCGCTGGTGAGTATTCATATTGATGGCTATAAAGTTTCGAACCCGATTAGTTTTCAGGGGCGAGATGTGGCGGTGCAGATTTACACGGCGTTTGCTCCGATGGTTCATATTGGCGCGCTGGAGAAGGTTGCGGACGAGCTTGCTCTGGATCTGGTGGCTGTGGCTGCCGAGCCATTTGCGGTGAGTAGGAGCGTTTTGGGATCGGACACGGATAGCAATTTCACGGCGATTCTAGCGGACATTGGTGGCGGTACGACGGATATTGCAGTTGTTAATGACGGCGGAGTCGAAGGTACAAAAATGTTTGGCATTGGTGGACGAAGTTTCACTAGAACTATTGCGGCCGACCTGGATTTGAGCTTCAAAGATGCAGAAAAACTGAAGTTGAATATTGATAATGAGAATTTGAAGCCTAGCGTAAAGAAAAAAGTTGACGCGGCGATCGACAAGACTTTGGAAGTTTGGCTATCAGGCGTTGAATTGGCGCTGAGCGATTTTGATAATGTCGATTATTTGCCGAATAGGATTTTACTGTGTGGTGGCGGATCGAGCCTAAAGAAAATTACTGAAGCTCTGAAAACTCGACGCTGGCCAGAGGATTTGCCTTTTACTAAGAAACCAGTAGTTCAATATATCAATCCTAGTGATATTACAGGAATAGTTGACGAAACCGGAGACATTAGCGATCACACATTTGTAACCGCAATGGGCTTGTTGCGAGTTGGATATGATACAATTATCGGTAGTCAAGACGGTAATAGTTTAGTTGAAAAAGTAAATAGGTTGTTAAAGATTTAA
- a CDS encoding alanine--tRNA ligase gives MNAQKIRSKYLEFYKKQGHAVVERAPLILTNDPTTLFTGAGMQPMIPYLLGEAHPEGKRIADSQTCLRAQDIDDIGDNRHTTFFEMLGNWSLGDYFKEEQIGWMWTFLTEEIGLDPQRLYVTCFIGAPEYNIEKDVEAAKLWQKKFAEKGIDAKMADIGSEEQGAARGVNPGERIFFYDGSKNWWSRNGGPETTPIGDPCGPDSEMFYEFDFIEHDPKFGENCHPNCDCGRFMEIGNNVFMAYKKVAEGKFEPLDKPNIDHGSGLERIAAAVNNDPDVFKISLLWPIIEKLQDLSGKDYTSHTESMRVIADHLRAATFMAVDGCAPSNKEQGYVMRRLLRRAIRYSFDLGIEQNFLQEVVPTIADLYEADFPEVKNNRDNIIAVLVKEEKAFRQTLRKGLRQMQRYIDDGLTGEELFTLYDTFGFPVELSTEEAYKQGIKLSDNWRDEFTAKMNEQRQRSKTARKGQFSGGLEGHDSIHLKYHTATHLLGAALRKVLNAPDLQQHGSNITADRLRFDFNHDKLTPEEKQAVEDQINAWIDEDLPVSFAVYPTGEALSMGAIGAFGERYGDEVKVYSIGKDDNIVSFEVCGGPHVEHTGVLAEDGKRFKITKEESSSAGIRRIKAVLR, from the coding sequence ATGAATGCCCAAAAAATACGTAGTAAATATCTTGAATTTTATAAAAAACAAGGTCACGCCGTTGTTGAGCGTGCGCCGTTGATTTTAACTAATGACCCGACGACTTTATTTACGGGCGCCGGAATGCAGCCGATGATTCCGTACTTGCTTGGTGAGGCGCACCCCGAAGGTAAGAGAATTGCCGATTCTCAAACGTGTTTGCGAGCGCAGGACATTGACGACATTGGCGATAATCGCCATACAACGTTTTTTGAGATGCTTGGAAACTGGAGTTTGGGCGACTATTTTAAGGAAGAGCAAATTGGCTGGATGTGGACGTTTTTGACTGAGGAAATTGGTCTTGATCCGCAGAGATTGTATGTAACGTGTTTTATTGGTGCGCCGGAATATAATATTGAGAAAGATGTTGAAGCGGCTAAATTGTGGCAGAAAAAGTTTGCAGAAAAGGGCATCGATGCAAAAATGGCGGACATCGGTAGCGAAGAGCAGGGCGCGGCACGTGGTGTAAATCCAGGTGAAAGAATTTTCTTTTATGACGGCAGTAAAAACTGGTGGAGTCGTAATGGCGGTCCAGAAACTACTCCGATTGGTGATCCGTGTGGTCCAGATAGTGAGATGTTTTATGAGTTTGATTTCATTGAGCACGATCCAAAATTTGGTGAAAATTGTCATCCGAACTGTGATTGTGGTCGATTTATGGAGATCGGCAATAACGTATTTATGGCGTATAAAAAAGTTGCCGAGGGAAAATTTGAGCCACTTGATAAGCCAAATATTGACCATGGATCTGGACTTGAGCGAATTGCGGCTGCAGTAAATAATGATCCTGACGTCTTTAAGATTAGCTTGCTCTGGCCGATTATTGAAAAGCTGCAAGATCTGAGTGGCAAGGATTACACTTCACACACCGAAAGTATGCGAGTGATCGCTGACCATTTGAGGGCTGCGACGTTTATGGCTGTTGATGGGTGTGCACCAAGTAATAAAGAGCAGGGCTATGTAATGCGTCGTCTGCTCCGTCGGGCAATTCGCTATAGTTTTGACTTGGGTATCGAGCAGAATTTCCTGCAAGAAGTTGTGCCGACGATTGCTGATTTGTACGAAGCTGATTTTCCAGAGGTGAAGAATAATCGCGATAATATAATTGCTGTTCTCGTTAAGGAAGAAAAAGCTTTTCGTCAGACTTTGAGAAAAGGTTTGCGACAAATGCAGCGCTACATTGACGATGGCTTGACTGGTGAAGAATTGTTCACTTTGTACGATACTTTCGGTTTCCCGGTGGAGCTCAGTACGGAAGAGGCGTATAAACAAGGAATTAAACTTTCGGACAATTGGCGCGATGAATTTACCGCGAAAATGAATGAGCAGAGGCAGCGCTCTAAGACGGCTCGCAAGGGGCAATTTAGCGGCGGTTTGGAAGGTCATGACTCTATTCATCTGAAATATCACACGGCGACACATTTGTTGGGTGCGGCGTTGCGTAAGGTTTTGAATGCGCCAGATTTACAGCAGCACGGAAGCAATATTACTGCCGATCGATTGCGCTTTGATTTTAATCACGATAAATTGACGCCAGAAGAAAAACAGGCGGTCGAAGATCAGATTAATGCTTGGATTGATGAAGATTTGCCAGTTAGTTTTGCTGTTTATCCAACAGGCGAGGCATTGAGCATGGGTGCAATTGGCGCGTTTGGTGAGCGTTACGGCGACGAAGTTAAGGTGTATTCTATTGGCAAGGATGATAACATTGTTAGCTTTGAAGTTTGCGGCGGTCCGCACGTCGAGCACACTGGAGTTTTGGCTGAAGATGGCAAGCGATTCAAAATCACCAAAGAAGAATCTAGTTCGGCTGGAATTCGTCGAATCAAGGCTGTCTTAAGATAG
- the rpsP gene encoding 30S ribosomal protein S16, with the protein MLAIRLQRLGRKGYPVYRLAVQEAHRHPSSGRVVAYVGSYNPHTKESNIQVELAQKYLDNGAQPTPRVVKLLKEAGVKLPKWVKEVSADKHKAIRNPEKLRKNQPKEEPAEEVAE; encoded by the coding sequence ATGCTAGCAATTCGTTTGCAACGTTTGGGTCGCAAAGGTTATCCAGTATATCGCTTGGCGGTACAAGAAGCACATCGTCATCCATCAAGCGGTCGTGTAGTCGCTTATGTCGGTAGCTACAACCCACACACTAAAGAATCAAATATCCAAGTTGAATTGGCTCAGAAATATTTGGACAATGGCGCACAGCCAACACCACGCGTAGTTAAATTATTGAAAGAAGCTGGCGTTAAATTGCCAAAGTGGGTTAAGGAAGTCTCAGCTGACAAGCACAAAGCCATCCGCAATCCAGAAAAGCTTCGCAAGAATCAACCAAAAGAAGAGCCAGCTGAAGAAGTAGCTGAATAA
- the mnmA gene encoding tRNA 2-thiouridine(34) synthase MnmA — translation MSKKVFVGMSGGVDSSVAAALLVEQGYDVTGVYMKNWSEDLPGMHCPWAEDVADAKRVAVGLGIDFRVFDFQKEYKQNVVDYMIREYQAGRTPNPDIMCNQEVKFKIFLKASLAAGADYIATGHYARVAHESSSSAKLLRARDDNKDQTYFLYRVTSEALSKTIFPLGDFTKAEVREMAKERGLWTASKKESMGICFVGQVGIREFLSEYVKTAPGNIIDQQTGFVVGKHDGAIFYTLGQRHGLNVGGGLPYYVVGKDMEKNEVYVSRSIDNESLWRKELRLADIHWINQVPHKDKNVQVRLRHRGTLFDAKIDGDIVHLSAPERAVAAGQSAVIYDGDECLGGGIVKTD, via the coding sequence ATGAGTAAGAAAGTTTTTGTTGGAATGTCGGGCGGCGTAGATTCTTCTGTGGCTGCGGCACTTTTAGTTGAGCAGGGCTATGACGTAACGGGTGTTTATATGAAAAACTGGTCGGAAGATCTTCCTGGAATGCATTGTCCGTGGGCGGAAGATGTTGCTGACGCCAAGCGTGTGGCGGTTGGCTTGGGCATTGATTTTCGAGTTTTTGATTTCCAGAAAGAATATAAGCAAAACGTTGTCGATTATATGATTCGCGAATATCAAGCAGGTCGCACGCCAAACCCAGATATTATGTGTAATCAAGAAGTGAAGTTTAAGATATTTTTGAAGGCTTCGTTGGCGGCTGGAGCGGATTATATCGCGACAGGGCATTATGCGCGCGTTGCCCATGAATCGTCTTCGTCAGCCAAATTATTACGCGCTCGTGATGATAATAAAGACCAAACATATTTCTTATATCGAGTGACTTCGGAGGCTTTGTCAAAAACCATATTTCCGCTGGGCGATTTTACTAAGGCGGAAGTTCGCGAAATGGCAAAAGAGCGCGGTTTGTGGACGGCTAGCAAAAAGGAATCAATGGGAATCTGTTTTGTTGGGCAAGTTGGAATTCGTGAGTTTTTGTCGGAATATGTTAAAACTGCGCCAGGAAATATTATTGATCAGCAGACGGGATTTGTCGTCGGTAAACATGACGGCGCAATTTTTTATACGCTTGGTCAGCGTCATGGGCTGAACGTCGGCGGTGGATTACCTTATTATGTTGTAGGCAAGGATATGGAGAAAAATGAAGTTTACGTGTCGCGCTCAATTGACAATGAAAGCTTGTGGCGAAAAGAACTTAGATTGGCGGATATTCATTGGATTAATCAAGTACCACACAAAGATAAAAATGTGCAGGTTCGGTTGCGTCATCGAGGCACTTTATTCGACGCGAAAATTGACGGAGATATTGTGCACCTTTCTGCTCCGGAGCGTGCCGTAGCCGCGGGTCAATCGGCGGTAATATATGACGGCGATGAATGTTTGGGTGGCGGAATCGTGAAAACAGATTGA
- a CDS encoding YdcF family protein: MIHKLVGLMIFAALVIFGLSTYLSPNDLGKCQGVGEGDCRRADAIVVVSGGDTNARTDEAIKLYKEGWAPLIVVSGAAADKTGPSNAKAMYQRAINSGVPEKAIVMDESSETTRQNATEVKKIVDSRKIEDVILVTSGYHMRRAQLEFSAQFNNVKIRSHPVASDKNWSSWWWLTPWGWWLAMGELMRIGLFALGLSR; the protein is encoded by the coding sequence ATGATCCATAAACTAGTTGGCTTGATGATTTTTGCTGCTTTGGTGATTTTTGGACTTAGCACATATTTGTCGCCGAATGATTTGGGAAAATGTCAAGGCGTGGGCGAAGGCGATTGCCGTAGGGCTGATGCAATAGTTGTTGTCAGCGGTGGTGATACGAATGCGCGAACCGACGAGGCTATTAAACTATATAAAGAAGGCTGGGCGCCGTTGATTGTTGTGTCGGGTGCGGCGGCCGATAAGACTGGTCCGTCCAACGCTAAAGCTATGTACCAGCGAGCGATTAATAGCGGCGTTCCTGAGAAAGCCATTGTTATGGACGAGTCTTCCGAGACGACCAGGCAAAACGCCACTGAAGTGAAGAAAATTGTCGATTCGCGAAAAATTGAAGATGTGATTTTGGTGACGAGTGGTTATCATATGCGTCGTGCGCAACTCGAATTTTCAGCGCAGTTTAATAACGTCAAAATCCGTAGTCATCCTGTTGCTTCTGATAAAAACTGGAGCTCGTGGTGGTGGTTAACGCCGTGGGGCTGGTGGTTGGCAATGGGTGAATTAATGAGAATTGGGCTATTCGCCCTGGGGCTGTCCAGATGA
- a CDS encoding cysteine desulfurase family protein — MNKDYIYLDHAAATPMDPLVIDAMLPYFSEKFFNPSSPYAPAIFTKREYQDAKARLARCLGVMADELIMTAGATESVNLAFNAANGVSLISAIEHDSVINSAKARSEVKLIPPMKNGRIDPNVVKKMLTPDIGFVSVALVNHELGYIQPIEEIAEIVKAERLRRQENNESLPLIFHTDASQAAALIDVKIKRLCVDLLTLSAAKVYGPKQVGLLWVRPGVTLKANIFGGGQELGLRSGTENVAGVVGFATALELAQKRRSAEVKRLRKLRENLVKDLRQAFPDVLISSDMKKSLVSFLNISFPGVDAERLVFLLESRGVLVATGSACAANSGTRSHVLASVGLSESEIDGSLRLTLGKLNNDENIKRAGEFIIEAVQAEMKRTRR; from the coding sequence GTGAATAAAGACTATATCTATCTTGATCATGCTGCTGCTACGCCAATGGATCCGTTGGTGATTGATGCGATGTTGCCATATTTTTCTGAAAAGTTTTTCAATCCGTCTAGTCCGTACGCTCCAGCAATATTTACAAAGCGTGAATATCAAGACGCGAAGGCTCGGCTGGCGCGCTGCTTGGGTGTGATGGCTGATGAATTGATAATGACGGCTGGAGCAACTGAGTCTGTCAATTTGGCGTTTAATGCAGCAAATGGCGTAAGTTTAATTTCGGCAATTGAGCATGATTCGGTGATTAATTCCGCAAAAGCGCGTTCGGAAGTGAAGCTAATTCCGCCAATGAAAAATGGACGAATAGACCCGAATGTGGTTAAAAAAATGTTAACGCCAGACATTGGATTTGTTAGTGTTGCGCTGGTGAATCATGAGCTGGGCTACATCCAGCCAATTGAAGAAATTGCGGAAATCGTAAAAGCCGAGCGACTTAGGCGCCAAGAAAATAATGAATCTTTGCCGTTGATTTTTCATACAGACGCTTCGCAGGCGGCGGCTTTAATTGACGTGAAGATTAAAAGGCTGTGCGTTGATTTATTGACATTATCTGCGGCGAAAGTTTACGGTCCAAAGCAAGTTGGTTTATTGTGGGTGCGACCTGGCGTTACGTTGAAAGCGAATATTTTTGGTGGCGGTCAAGAATTGGGGTTGCGCAGCGGAACTGAAAATGTTGCTGGCGTGGTTGGGTTTGCGACTGCTTTGGAATTGGCACAAAAACGACGTTCTGCTGAAGTGAAGCGACTGCGAAAGTTGCGGGAAAATTTGGTAAAAGATTTGAGGCAAGCTTTTCCTGATGTGTTGATATCATCAGATATGAAAAAAAGTTTGGTGAGTTTTTTGAATATATCATTTCCTGGAGTTGATGCTGAAAGATTGGTGTTTTTGTTAGAATCTCGTGGAGTTCTAGTGGCTACGGGTAGTGCTTGCGCGGCTAATTCTGGAACGCGTTCTCATGTACTAGCGAGTGTTGGTCTGAGCGAATCAGAGATTGACGGAAGTCTAAGGCTTACCTTAGGCAAGTTGAACAATGATGAGAATATAAAGCGAGCTGGCGAATTTATCATCGAAGCTGTGCAAGCGGAAATGAAGAGGACTCGTCGATGA